The Pelmatolapia mariae isolate MD_Pm_ZW linkage group LG9, Pm_UMD_F_2, whole genome shotgun sequence genome has a segment encoding these proteins:
- the LOC134634384 gene encoding putative nuclease HARBI1, protein MACPFLEEPVDVEAQILRRALRRERVIRARLDILSFPDDFLCERYRFSAQSIIYLNNIVRPYIAHVTHRGHSLSFVHIIGIALRFFANGSFLYNIGDAEHVSKATVCRAVRNVTVALKRLLYSFVVFPCHRPTRFIKEGFHKIAGFPGVIGCIDGTHIPIIAPSVNEGDYVNRKSFHSINVQIICDAANIITNVEAKWPGSVHDSQIFRECTLSTKFGHGEFTGYLLGDRGYPCLPYLLTPYPDPEPGPQQRYNLAHCRTRARVEMTIGMLKARFQCLQRLRVTPERACDIIVACVILHNIATIRGEHCPSEPNISSDPNHEHPGPPTDIQDGRAVRDTICHNHFL, encoded by the exons ATGGCGTGCCCCTTCCTTGAAGAGCCAGTAGATGTTGAAGCCCAAATTCTCCGCAGAGCTCTCCGCCGGGAGAGAGTGATTAGAGCgcgtttggacattttatcatttcctgatgattttctgtgtgaacgttaccgtttttcagcacaatctataatttatttgaataacatcGTCAGGCCTTATATTGCTCATGTGACACATCGCGGACATTCTCTCAGTTTTGTACATATTATTGGTATTGCACTTCGTTTTTTTGCAAACGGGAGCTTTCTGTATAATATTGGTGACGCTGAGCACGTTTCCAAGGCTACTGTCTGTCGGGCAGTCAGGAATGTGACAGTTGCACTGAAACGTCTCCtgtactcgtttgtggtgttcccCTGTCATAGACCCACAAGATTTATCAAAGAGGGATTCCACAAAATtgcag ggttcccaggcgtgattggctgtatagatggcactcacattccaatcattgctccttcagtaaatgaaggagactatgtgaacaggaagtctttccacagcattaatgtacag ATCATATGTGATGCTGCCAACATTATCACAAATGTGGAAGCCAAGTGGCCAGGCTCTGTTCATGACTCACAAATTTTTCGTGAATGTACACTGAGCACAAAATTTGGACATG GAGAGTTCACTGGCTACTTGCTTGGTGATAGGGGGTATCCATGTTTACCCTATTTGCTTACCCCTTACCCTGACCCTGAACCGGGCCCACAGCAGCGATATAATCTGGCTCATTGCAGGACAAGAGCCAGAGTTGAAATGACTATCGGAATGCTTAAGGCCCGGTTCCAGTGCCTTCAAAGACTCAGGGTCACCCCAGAAAGGGCATGTGACATTATTGTGGCATGTGTGATTCTTCACAACATTGCCACAATTAGAGGAGAACACTGTCCTTCTGAACCAAACATCAGCAGTGATCCAAACCATGAACATCCTGGCCCTCCCACGGACATACAAGATGGAAGAGCAGTCAGAGACACCATATGTCACAATCATTTCCTTTGA